Proteins encoded together in one Erinaceus europaeus chromosome 11, mEriEur2.1, whole genome shotgun sequence window:
- the GLMP gene encoding glycosylated lysosomal membrane protein isoform X2, giving the protein MKGGGERCWWGRRGPSPELLLNLLLCLAPLGLLGEETRQLFEFDSTNITTSEPLGKPYSPYSLAEFSWNNISDSLDPATLSATFRGHPTKDPSRTFANGSLTFRVQAFSRSGRPAQPPRLLHTADTSQLQVALAGASRGNRSLFRLEVVMLGQSPSCPSMQEQHSIDDEYAPAVFQLDQLLWDPHSSGFMQWRPVAFSQQQGNRESAMPCHASALEPTLPYLVPQSPIVRAFFGTQNNFCAFNLTFGAPTGPGYWDQQYLSWSMLLGVGTPPVDALSPLILGIMAVALVAPGLMLLGGGMFLLLGRKQHLEYQSIN; this is encoded by the exons ATGAAAGGTGGTGGCGAGCGTTGCTGGTGGGGGCGTCGTGGCCCCAGCCCAGAGCTCCTGCTGAATCTGCTACTCTGTTTAGCCCCTCTCGGCTTGCTGGGGGAGGAGACCCGCCAG CTGTTTGAGTTTGACAGCACCAACATCACCACCTCTGAGCCCCTGGGAAAGCCATATTCTCCTTATTCTCTGGCTGAGTTCTCTTGGAACAACATTAGTGACTCACTGGATCCTGCCACCCTGAGCGCTACATTCAGAGGCCACCCCACAAAGGACCCCAGCAGGACTTTTGCCAATGGTAGCCTGACCTTTAGG GTACAGGCCTTCTCCAGATCTGGCCGACCTGCCCAGCCCCCTCGCCTCCTGCACACGGCAGACACCTCTCAGCTCCAGGTGGCCCTGGCTGGGGCTTCTCGTGGGAACCGCTCCCTGTTCCGGCTGGAGGTAGTCATGCTGGGCCAGAGCCCTAGCTGCCCCTCCATGCAGGAACAGCACTCCATTGACGATGAGTATGCACCCGCTGTCTTCCAG ttgGACCAGCTGCTGTGGGACCCGCATTCATCAGGCTTCATGCAATGGCGGCCAGTGGCATTCTCCCAACAGCAGGGGAACCGAGAATCGGCCATGCCCTGCCATGCTTCTGCTCTTGAGCCCACCTTGCCATACCTTGTCCCCCAGTCACCCATCGTCCGAGCCTTTTTTGGGACCCAGAATAACTTCTGTGCCTTCAACCTGACTTTCGGGGCTCCCACAGGTCCTGGCTACTGGGATCAGCAGTACCTCAGCTG GTCAATGCTCCTGGGTGTGGGCACCCCACCAGTGGATGCCTTGTCCCCGCTAATCTTGGGCATCATGGCTGTGGCCCTGGTAGCTCCAGGCCTCATGCTGCTGGGAGGAGGCATGTTCCTGCTGCTGGGCCGCAAACAGCATTTGGAGTACCAGTCCATAAACTGA
- the GLMP gene encoding glycosylated lysosomal membrane protein isoform X1, which translates to MKGGGERCWWGRRGPSPELLLNLLLCLAPLGLLGEETRQVSLEVVPHSLGPPVNLLHVRAAGTNSTLHYVWSSLGPPAVLLVATNTPHSTLMVNWSTLLSPEPQGGLLVLPKDSVQFASALVFTRLFEFDSTNITTSEPLGKPYSPYSLAEFSWNNISDSLDPATLSATFRGHPTKDPSRTFANGSLTFRVQAFSRSGRPAQPPRLLHTADTSQLQVALAGASRGNRSLFRLEVVMLGQSPSCPSMQEQHSIDDEYAPAVFQLDQLLWDPHSSGFMQWRPVAFSQQQGNRESAMPCHASALEPTLPYLVPQSPIVRAFFGTQNNFCAFNLTFGAPTGPGYWDQQYLSWSMLLGVGTPPVDALSPLILGIMAVALVAPGLMLLGGGMFLLLGRKQHLEYQSIN; encoded by the exons ATGAAAGGTGGTGGCGAGCGTTGCTGGTGGGGGCGTCGTGGCCCCAGCCCAGAGCTCCTGCTGAATCTGCTACTCTGTTTAGCCCCTCTCGGCTTGCTGGGGGAGGAGACCCGCCAG GTGTCGCTTGAGGTCGTTCCCCACTCGCTGGGGCCACCTGTGAACCTGCTGCATGTCCGGGCGGCGGGCACCAACTCCACGCTGCACTATGTGTGGAGCAGCCTGGGGCCACCCGCCGTGCTGCTGGTGGCCACCAACACCCCGCACAGTACCCTCATGGTCAACTGGAGCACTTTGCTCTCCCCTGAGCCCCAGGGGGGCCTGCTAGTGCTCCCCAAGGACAGCGTTCAGTTTGCTTCCGCCCTTGTTTTTACTAgg CTGTTTGAGTTTGACAGCACCAACATCACCACCTCTGAGCCCCTGGGAAAGCCATATTCTCCTTATTCTCTGGCTGAGTTCTCTTGGAACAACATTAGTGACTCACTGGATCCTGCCACCCTGAGCGCTACATTCAGAGGCCACCCCACAAAGGACCCCAGCAGGACTTTTGCCAATGGTAGCCTGACCTTTAGG GTACAGGCCTTCTCCAGATCTGGCCGACCTGCCCAGCCCCCTCGCCTCCTGCACACGGCAGACACCTCTCAGCTCCAGGTGGCCCTGGCTGGGGCTTCTCGTGGGAACCGCTCCCTGTTCCGGCTGGAGGTAGTCATGCTGGGCCAGAGCCCTAGCTGCCCCTCCATGCAGGAACAGCACTCCATTGACGATGAGTATGCACCCGCTGTCTTCCAG ttgGACCAGCTGCTGTGGGACCCGCATTCATCAGGCTTCATGCAATGGCGGCCAGTGGCATTCTCCCAACAGCAGGGGAACCGAGAATCGGCCATGCCCTGCCATGCTTCTGCTCTTGAGCCCACCTTGCCATACCTTGTCCCCCAGTCACCCATCGTCCGAGCCTTTTTTGGGACCCAGAATAACTTCTGTGCCTTCAACCTGACTTTCGGGGCTCCCACAGGTCCTGGCTACTGGGATCAGCAGTACCTCAGCTG GTCAATGCTCCTGGGTGTGGGCACCCCACCAGTGGATGCCTTGTCCCCGCTAATCTTGGGCATCATGGCTGTGGCCCTGGTAGCTCCAGGCCTCATGCTGCTGGGAGGAGGCATGTTCCTGCTGCTGGGCCGCAAACAGCATTTGGAGTACCAGTCCATAAACTGA
- the TMEM79 gene encoding transmembrane protein 79 produces MTEPETLALLEVKGPEPPEKSPPQALVPNGRQPEQPEGEGEAEAPGAKSPKVGSSSGSPTAGEGTEDGLDSTVSEAATLPWGTAPQPSAPFLSPDPPGWRDIEPLEAEEAATKLGALSDDDANLLPEKAARAFVPIDLQCIERRPPEAVAEAERRRTFLPPRAAPPEPAALVERKWAEAVVRPPSRACGGCGGCGGREGLRAVGSMAAALVVFPCLLYGAYAFLPFDAPRLPTMSSRLIYTLRCGVFATFPIVLGMLVYGLSLFCFSALRPFEEPRREVEIHRQYVSQSVQLFILYFFNLAVLSTYLPQDTLKLLPLLTGLFAISRLIYWLTFAVGRSFRGFGYGLTFLPLLSMLLWNLYYMFMVEPERMLTAESRLDYPDHARSAADYRPRPWG; encoded by the exons ATGACAGAACCTGAAACCTTGGCCCTACTGGAGGTGAAGGGGCCTGAGCCTCCAGAGAAGAGTCCCCCTCAGGCCTTGGTCCCCAATGGCCGGCAGCCAGAACAGcctgaaggggaaggagaggccgAAGCTCCTGGAGCCAAATCCCCCAAAGTGGGGTCCTCATCCGGGTCCCCCACAGCCGGCGAGGGAACTGAGGACGGCCTGGACAGCACAGTGAGCGAGGCCGCCACCTTGCCCTGGGGGACTGCCCCGCAGCCCAGTGCTCCGTTCCTGTCCCCCGACCCTCCTGGCTGGCGGGACATCGAGCCCCTGGAAGCAGAGGAGGCAGCCACCAAGCTCGGGGCGCTGTCCGACGACGATGCCAACCTGCTGCCCGAGAAGGCGGCCCGGGCCTTCGTGCCCATCGACCTTCAGTGCATCGAGCGGCGGCCCCCGGAGGCCGTGGCTGAGGCCGAGCGCCGCCGGACCTTCCTGCCCCCGCGGGCGGCGCCCCCCGAGCCCGCGGCCCTGGTGGAGCGCAAGTGGGCAGAGGCGGTGGTGCGGCCACCCAGCCGCGCCTGCGGGGGCTGCGGGGGCTGCGGGGGCCGCGAGGGGCTGCGGGCCGTGGGCTCCATGGCAGCTGCGCTGGTGGTCTTCCCTTGCCTGCTGTACGGGGCCTACGccttcctgccctttgatgcCCCCCGCCTGCCCACCATGAGCTCCCGCCTCATCTACACGCTGCGCTGCGGGGTCTTCGCCACCTTCCCCATCGTGCTGG GGATGCTGGTGTACGGGCTGAGCCTGTTCTGCTTCTCCGCCCTGCGGCCCTTCGAGGAGCCACGTAGGGAGGTGGAGATCCACCGGCAGTACGTGAGCCAGTCTGTCCAGCTCTTCATCCTCTACTTCTTCAACCTGGCCGTGCTCTCCACCTACCTGCCCCAGGACACCCTCAAGCTGTTGCCGCTACTCACGGGTCTCTTCGCCATCTCACG GCTCATCTACTGGCTGACCTTCGCTGTGGGACGCTCGTTCCGGGGCTTTGGCTATGGCCTGACCTTCCTGCCCTTGCTGTCCATGCTGCTATGGAACCTCTACTACATGTTCATGGTGGAGCCTGAGCGTATGCTCACCGCCGAGAGCCGCCTGGACTACCCTGACCATGCTCGCTCAGCTGCAGATTACAGGCCCCGGCCCTGGGGCTGA